A stretch of Candidatus Symbiobacter mobilis CR DNA encodes these proteins:
- a CDS encoding HDOD domain-containing protein, protein MKIAHVDTELSPQLLAAVEDMPAFPKSAQAILALTQDMACSPKELARVIEKDPVVTLKVLRVVNSAYYRLPDPIASIDHAVVFLGLNTIKNLALSISALHTVHASPLSHFDAPRYLMHSLVTASVASRLEHGSASHDYFMVGLLHDFGKVVIAHAMPKMYCRALEMSFWNSLTLHQALEDVVGVDDALVGARLIEQWHFPDDLVQSIRYQNTPLAMDTNMMAHLVAAVRISNHLGYGFGAREGVVQPLPHTVIKRLGADLPELVRRLGDISALLEDAKHYAQSDLVEGIAP, encoded by the coding sequence ATGAAAATCGCCCACGTGGATACCGAACTGTCGCCCCAGTTGCTGGCTGCCGTCGAGGACATGCCAGCATTTCCGAAGAGCGCGCAGGCTATCTTGGCTTTGACGCAAGACATGGCTTGTTCGCCCAAAGAGCTTGCCAGGGTCATCGAAAAAGATCCGGTCGTGACGCTCAAGGTGCTGCGCGTCGTTAACTCCGCGTACTACCGCCTACCTGACCCCATCGCGTCCATCGACCACGCCGTCGTTTTTTTGGGGCTGAACACGATCAAAAACCTGGCGCTAAGCATTTCTGCGCTGCACACAGTCCATGCCAGCCCTTTGTCCCATTTCGATGCGCCCCGCTATCTCATGCATTCGCTCGTCACTGCCTCGGTGGCAAGCAGGCTCGAACACGGCAGTGCGTCGCACGACTATTTCATGGTCGGCTTGCTCCACGATTTCGGCAAAGTGGTCATTGCCCACGCTATGCCGAAGATGTATTGCCGGGCGCTGGAAATGAGTTTTTGGAATTCTTTGACGTTGCACCAGGCGTTGGAAGATGTGGTGGGCGTCGATGATGCCCTCGTCGGCGCCAGATTGATCGAACAATGGCATTTCCCCGATGACCTGGTGCAATCCATTCGCTACCAGAACACCCCATTGGCGATGGATACAAACATGATGGCGCACTTGGTAGCAGCGGTTCGTATTAGCAATCACCTTGGTTACGGTTTTGGGGCGAGGGAGGGTGTTGTGCAGCCTCTGCCGCATACGGTAATCAAACGTCTTGGCGCAGATCTGCCAGAGTTGGTACGCCGCCTCGGTGATATTTCCGCGTTGCTGGAAGACGCAAAACACTACGCACAATCCGATTTGGTCGAGGGAATAGCCCCATGA
- a CDS encoding HD domain-containing phosphohydrolase, translating into MTDVQPSSTNVLSAGIGTLLFVDDEPSILSALRRLFRAKGFQVRVAESGQAGLDLLESEPVDLVISDMRMPEMDGVAFLEQVRQRWPDSMRLLLTGYADVTSVMGAINRGEIYRYVAKPWDDNDIVLIVRGALQQRAMVLEQRRLQALVQQQNEELKELNAGLERKVQERTDELQKANAALSDANELLKANFITSIKVFTSLIELRNSHIAGHSRRVADMCRKLATRLGLDGKQTQEVFVAGLLHEIGKVGFDDDMLSTSVVMLTTKQLDMFRRHPACAAQLLLPLSDLRGAAEIISNQLERFDGGGHPYQLCGDQISMGARILIVACDYDSLQIGVLAQRKLDPAQAKAVIIQGRGRRYDPLVVDALVALLCDATRRNGGTGQLAELMLSTRDLQPGMVLAHDLVTPSGLLMLTAGYVLDEMVIQKIVDFEKSMGLRLMAEVKAS; encoded by the coding sequence ATGACAGACGTTCAACCTTCCAGCACCAATGTTTTAAGCGCTGGCATTGGCACCTTGCTGTTCGTCGATGACGAGCCTAGCATCCTCTCTGCCTTGCGCCGTCTGTTCCGGGCCAAGGGCTTTCAGGTGCGGGTGGCCGAAAGCGGGCAGGCGGGGCTGGATTTGCTGGAAAGCGAGCCGGTAGACCTCGTCATCTCCGACATGCGAATGCCGGAGATGGATGGGGTCGCCTTTCTGGAGCAAGTGCGCCAGCGCTGGCCAGATTCGATGCGGCTGTTGCTGACGGGCTATGCCGACGTCACCTCCGTGATGGGTGCCATCAACAGGGGAGAGATATACCGCTACGTTGCCAAGCCCTGGGACGACAACGACATCGTCCTGATTGTTCGCGGCGCCTTGCAGCAGCGTGCGATGGTGCTGGAACAGCGCAGACTGCAAGCGCTGGTGCAGCAACAGAATGAGGAGCTGAAGGAGCTGAATGCGGGTCTCGAACGCAAGGTGCAGGAGCGCACCGATGAACTGCAAAAAGCGAATGCTGCGCTTTCCGACGCCAACGAGCTACTCAAAGCCAACTTCATCACCTCGATCAAGGTTTTTACCAGCCTCATCGAGCTGCGCAACAGCCACATCGCCGGGCACTCGCGCAGGGTGGCGGATATGTGCCGCAAACTGGCCACACGCCTGGGGCTGGACGGAAAACAGACGCAGGAAGTCTTCGTCGCAGGTTTGTTGCACGAGATTGGCAAAGTCGGTTTTGACGACGACATGCTCAGCACCTCGGTCGTCATGCTCACGACCAAGCAGCTCGACATGTTCCGAAGACACCCTGCGTGTGCCGCGCAGTTGTTGCTGCCGTTGAGTGATCTCCGAGGGGCTGCAGAAATCATCTCCAACCAGCTTGAACGCTTCGATGGCGGGGGCCACCCTTACCAGTTGTGTGGGGATCAGATTTCGATGGGCGCACGCATTCTTATCGTCGCCTGTGACTACGACAGTCTGCAAATTGGCGTGCTGGCCCAACGCAAGCTCGACCCCGCGCAAGCCAAGGCGGTCATCATTCAGGGCCGTGGTCGGCGTTACGACCCTCTCGTCGTCGATGCCCTTGTCGCGCTGTTGTGCGATGCCACCCGGCGTAACGGTGGAACAGGGCAGCTTGCGGAATTGATGCTTTCGACACGCGACCTACAGCCCGGGATGGTGCTTGCGCACGACCTCGTCACCCCAAGCGGTTTGCTGATGCTGACTGCGGGCTACGTTCTCGACGAGATGGTGATTCAGAAGATTGTCGATTTCGAGAAATCGATGGGGTTGCGGCTGATGGCGGAAGTCAAGGCATCGTGA
- a CDS encoding GAF domain-containing protein produces the protein MLQLYAAMVECGQTIIRSRSRGVLFGDVCRHLVDAGGMRAAWVGIWNPLEHRIWPTARYGKGLGYLQALSLGGKVGVHLGGSLAEQAIARNELVWSDDVTTDPGMESLRELASPLQWRSALVVPLQLGGAAWGVLNVYAEQGKAFDAGVRSLFEQLSANISHALDIFENDAQRREAEFALQESEVRYNALFASSCMPLIVLDPKSGRIVDANIRALDFYGWNHAGFTSMCVAQIYVCDPETAMRELHEAAECTFVSLEHRHRLHSGEVRDVEIFSSPIHIDGGKFLIWAVHDVSERKRLHAKMRSAQALTQRFIDHLPGAAFVKDKDLRLIVVNRHLGTMLGAEPHTLVGKTAYDLFPPEFAHNATHFDQEVLADGKSRTMDEFFEGRHAETTLFVMEDDTGERFLGGLSIDVTDPGRIRERTRGLLQLNEFASKMDEPAFLLQGLESAQSLTSSQIGFLHFVSADQQHYEMAVWTASTRNFCSADYPTHGSLHTAGVWADCLRQACPVIYNDYSTVPHKHGLPEGHPALNRFITVPIMEDGLARILIGVGNKRNAYDQIDTDTLLLVGNGMWRIIGRMRAERALQQRLQEMSALYRDLAEAQSQLLQSEKLASIGQLAAGVAHEINNPIGFIKSNLGSLADYVAKLLDIAKAYAHTEDELEAQGIHSPAFEELRRRKAEADFDFLLTDLPELIEESREGVERVGKIVMDLKNFARVGDSDFGWADIHAGLESTINVVWNELKYKADVVREYGELPLVFCVASQINQVFMNLLINAAQAMTTRGTITVRTGAVGDEVWIEVQDTGCGIDLAKQARIFDPFFTTKPVGQGTGLGLSIAMNIAKQHQGSLTVQSQPGEGTVFRMTLPVCPVTGNPPQ, from the coding sequence TTGTTGCAGCTCTATGCTGCGATGGTCGAGTGCGGGCAAACCATCATTCGCAGCCGCAGCCGGGGTGTGCTGTTCGGTGACGTGTGCAGGCATCTCGTCGATGCTGGTGGTATGCGCGCTGCGTGGGTGGGCATCTGGAATCCGTTGGAGCACCGGATTTGGCCTACGGCGCGCTATGGGAAGGGATTGGGGTATTTGCAAGCGCTCAGTCTGGGGGGGAAGGTGGGGGTACACCTTGGTGGCAGCCTTGCCGAGCAGGCCATTGCCCGCAACGAGCTGGTGTGGTCTGACGACGTGACCACAGACCCCGGTATGGAGTCGCTGCGCGAGCTGGCGAGTCCGCTGCAGTGGCGGTCTGCGCTGGTGGTGCCGTTGCAGCTTGGGGGGGCAGCATGGGGGGTGCTCAATGTCTATGCCGAGCAAGGCAAGGCTTTTGACGCAGGGGTACGCAGCCTTTTCGAGCAGCTTTCGGCCAATATCAGCCATGCCCTGGACATTTTTGAAAACGATGCGCAGCGTCGCGAGGCCGAATTTGCCCTGCAGGAAAGCGAAGTGCGCTACAACGCGCTGTTTGCCAGCAGTTGCATGCCGCTCATCGTTCTGGACCCCAAAAGCGGCCGTATCGTGGATGCCAACATCCGCGCCCTTGATTTTTATGGCTGGAACCACGCGGGGTTCACCTCGATGTGCGTTGCGCAAATCTACGTCTGCGATCCTGAAACTGCGATGCGCGAACTCCATGAGGCTGCGGAATGCACCTTCGTCAGTCTGGAACATCGGCACCGTTTACACAGTGGCGAAGTGCGCGATGTGGAAATTTTTTCTAGCCCAATTCACATCGACGGAGGCAAGTTTCTGATTTGGGCCGTGCATGACGTCAGTGAGCGCAAGCGCCTCCATGCCAAGATGCGCAGCGCGCAAGCCCTGACCCAGCGATTCATCGATCACCTTCCCGGCGCTGCCTTCGTCAAGGACAAGGACTTGCGGCTGATAGTGGTAAACCGGCACCTCGGCACTATGCTTGGCGCGGAACCCCATACCCTGGTCGGCAAAACGGCCTACGACTTGTTTCCCCCGGAGTTTGCCCATAACGCGACCCATTTCGATCAGGAGGTGCTGGCCGACGGCAAAAGCCGCACCATGGACGAATTCTTTGAAGGGCGCCATGCCGAAACCACCTTGTTTGTGATGGAGGACGATACCGGAGAACGGTTTTTGGGTGGGCTTAGCATTGATGTCACGGATCCCGGCCGGATCCGCGAACGCACTCGCGGCTTGCTTCAACTCAATGAGTTTGCAAGCAAGATGGACGAACCCGCCTTTCTGTTGCAGGGGCTGGAATCTGCACAATCGTTGACATCAAGCCAGATTGGCTTTCTGCATTTCGTCAGCGCGGACCAGCAACACTACGAAATGGCCGTGTGGACGGCATCGACGCGGAATTTCTGTAGTGCCGACTACCCCACTCATGGTTCTCTGCATACTGCGGGGGTATGGGCGGACTGCTTGCGTCAGGCATGCCCTGTCATTTACAACGACTATTCCACCGTGCCCCATAAGCACGGCTTGCCAGAGGGGCATCCTGCACTGAATCGGTTCATCACGGTGCCAATCATGGAAGATGGGCTTGCTCGCATTTTGATTGGCGTGGGGAACAAAAGGAATGCGTATGACCAGATCGATACCGATACCCTGCTGCTCGTGGGCAACGGCATGTGGCGAATCATCGGACGGATGCGTGCAGAGCGTGCCTTGCAGCAGCGCCTGCAGGAGATGAGTGCGTTGTATCGGGATCTGGCCGAAGCGCAGTCCCAATTGCTGCAGTCGGAAAAGCTCGCGTCTATCGGGCAACTCGCAGCCGGGGTGGCGCACGAAATCAACAATCCCATTGGGTTCATCAAATCGAATCTGGGTTCTTTGGCGGATTACGTCGCCAAGCTGCTCGATATCGCCAAGGCGTATGCGCATACCGAAGATGAGCTGGAAGCCCAGGGTATTCATAGTCCCGCCTTCGAGGAACTGCGCCGCCGCAAGGCGGAGGCCGACTTCGATTTCCTGCTGACCGATTTGCCCGAACTGATTGAGGAATCGCGCGAGGGGGTTGAGCGTGTCGGAAAGATCGTGATGGATCTCAAGAACTTTGCCCGTGTGGGGGACTCGGACTTCGGCTGGGCGGACATCCACGCAGGGCTGGAAAGCACGATCAACGTCGTGTGGAACGAGCTGAAATACAAGGCCGACGTGGTACGCGAATATGGCGAACTACCCTTGGTGTTTTGCGTGGCATCCCAAATCAATCAAGTCTTCATGAACCTGCTGATCAATGCTGCGCAGGCTATGACGACACGCGGCACCATCACCGTGCGCACCGGCGCAGTAGGTGACGAGGTGTGGATCGAGGTGCAGGACACGGGCTGTGGTATCGACCTCGCCAAACAGGCGCGCATCTTCGACCCCTTTTTCACAACCAAGCCCGTGGGGCAGGGAACGGGCTTGGGTTTGTCGATTGCGATGAACATCGCCAAGCAACATCAGGGCAGCCTGACTGTGCAATCGCAGCCAGGAGAGGGGACTGTGTTTCGCATGACCCTGCCAGTGTGTCCTGTCACCGGGAATCCGCCGCAGTGA
- the rlmB gene encoding 23S rRNA (guanosine(2251)-2'-O)-methyltransferase RlmB: MSCHRESAAVKVKPSPAPSTLLYGFHAVGVRLKVAPRSIVELYVDADRRDARMRQLCSRADALGVPLQVVDAARLAGLCGGTSHQGVVARVVPLGREHSLEDWLDRRDSSPTSGVAPDPLLLLVLDGVTDPHNVGACLRVADGAGAHAVIAPKDHACGLTPVVAKVSSGASESVPYFLVTNLACTLRDLQDRDVTLVGLGSTAARVLYAADLTRPVALVLGAEGKGLRRLTQECCDELVSIPMLGAVESLNVSVASGVCLYEARRQRTS, encoded by the coding sequence GTGTCCTGTCACCGGGAATCCGCCGCAGTGAAGGTCAAGCCTTCTCCAGCCCCATCGACGCTGCTCTACGGTTTTCACGCCGTGGGCGTGCGGCTCAAGGTTGCGCCGCGCAGCATCGTCGAGTTGTACGTCGATGCCGACCGGCGCGATGCGCGCATGCGTCAACTTTGCAGCCGTGCCGATGCATTGGGCGTTCCCCTGCAGGTAGTCGATGCAGCGCGGTTGGCAGGGTTGTGTGGGGGCACGTCACACCAAGGGGTCGTTGCAAGGGTAGTGCCGTTGGGCCGGGAGCATTCGCTGGAGGACTGGCTCGATCGACGGGACAGTTCCCCTACGTCCGGCGTAGCGCCGGATCCTCTGTTGTTGCTGGTCCTGGATGGGGTGACCGACCCGCACAACGTGGGTGCGTGCCTGCGCGTGGCGGATGGCGCCGGGGCACATGCAGTCATCGCCCCCAAGGATCACGCTTGTGGGCTGACCCCCGTCGTGGCCAAGGTGTCCAGTGGCGCAAGCGAATCCGTTCCCTACTTTCTGGTCACGAACCTCGCATGCACCCTACGCGACTTGCAGGATCGGGACGTGACCCTTGTCGGGCTGGGCAGCACCGCCGCACGGGTACTCTACGCTGCCGATTTGACCCGCCCTGTTGCGCTCGTGCTAGGGGCCGAAGGCAAAGGTTTGCGGCGCCTGACGCAGGAATGTTGCGATGAGCTGGTGTCAATCCCTATGCTCGGTGCGGTGGAAAGCCTCAATGTCTCCGTCGCCAGCGGTGTGTGTTTGTACGAGGCACGGCGTCAGCGTACATCGTGA
- a CDS encoding VTT domain-containing protein, with protein sequence MDVLLALMDFILHVDVHLHNWVQAHGTWVYALLFAVIFVETGVVVMPFLPGDSLLFVVGALCGLGLMDYGYAVGLLWLAAVAGNQSNYAIGRYLGPKVFGWGNSRWFRKSAFDRAHAFYEQYGPITIVAARFLPFLRTFAPFVAGVAQMDRKRFTFYDVTGGGLWVGSIITVGYFFGNIPWVREHLDKIIWTLLLAPGVFVLIGALRKPRNTSKPIATDTC encoded by the coding sequence GTGGATGTACTGCTCGCCTTGATGGACTTCATCTTGCATGTGGATGTCCATCTGCACAACTGGGTGCAAGCGCATGGAACATGGGTATATGCCCTGCTCTTCGCAGTGATCTTCGTGGAAACGGGCGTCGTTGTCATGCCCTTCCTGCCGGGGGATTCGCTGCTTTTCGTCGTCGGAGCGCTATGTGGGCTGGGGCTGATGGACTACGGGTACGCCGTCGGACTGCTATGGCTGGCCGCAGTCGCCGGCAACCAATCGAACTACGCCATTGGGCGCTACCTCGGCCCCAAGGTGTTCGGGTGGGGAAACTCGCGGTGGTTCCGCAAAAGCGCTTTTGACCGTGCGCATGCGTTTTACGAGCAATATGGCCCCATCACCATCGTAGCGGCGCGCTTTCTGCCTTTTTTGCGCACCTTCGCCCCCTTTGTCGCTGGCGTTGCCCAGATGGATCGCAAACGCTTCACTTTCTATGACGTGACTGGCGGAGGGCTGTGGGTGGGCAGCATCATTACCGTCGGATACTTTTTCGGCAACATCCCCTGGGTACGCGAGCACCTCGACAAAATCATCTGGACGCTACTGCTCGCGCCCGGGGTGTTTGTCCTGATCGGCGCCTTGCGCAAGCCTCGCAATACTAGCAAGCCCATAGCAACGGATACTTGCTGA
- a CDS encoding ATP-binding protein, whose translation MNGLSQLVLDHCPELLLVVDPDTSGIVMVNHAVVQALGYSTEHLLSMPITDIECSLQDVFFWDDVRAGNYPEIHNQEGQYRTADGELLTVAKTVHLLQHEGKTLLLMMGVTREQSVQQMQDTLAQTLSQLRATLESTGNGILVLDWHGKINGMNRQFSNLWKLPDTLLQVQDDAGVLEFIATSVEDSETLRARLHAIVDHTDTTDTLHHKDGRVFELTSHPQFLEEQIIGRVFSVQDITQRTLDAQALLESRNRLEERVMARTADLHRLNESLRQEKERLAVLVKELEAAQNQLLQSERMASIGQLAAGVAHEINNPVGFVNSNLGSLEHYVANLLRLLSAYEQIEEQLPPHCAQQIRAVKQEIDFEFMCDDITALLTESLDGLKRVTRIVQDLKNFSHVDESEQQLSDIEAGIDSTLRVVWNELKYKAEVAKEFAGIPKITCYPFQLNQVFMNLLVNASHAIDGKGKITIRTGFDDQQIWIAVQDTGKGILPEHLPRIFDPFFTTKPVGKGTGLGLSLSYGIVKKHQGHIEVQSTPGEGTTFTVYLPRTPPS comes from the coding sequence ATGAACGGCCTGTCCCAACTGGTACTGGATCACTGTCCAGAGCTGCTACTCGTCGTCGACCCTGACACCAGCGGGATCGTGATGGTCAATCATGCCGTGGTGCAGGCGCTGGGGTATTCCACCGAGCACTTGCTGAGCATGCCGATCACCGACATCGAATGCTCTTTGCAAGATGTGTTTTTCTGGGACGATGTGCGTGCGGGAAACTACCCGGAAATCCACAACCAGGAAGGGCAGTACCGCACTGCGGATGGGGAACTGCTCACGGTGGCCAAAACAGTCCACCTGCTTCAGCATGAGGGCAAGACCCTACTACTGATGATGGGCGTCACACGCGAGCAAAGCGTGCAGCAGATGCAGGACACGCTGGCACAAACGCTTTCGCAACTGCGCGCCACGCTGGAATCGACGGGGAACGGGATCCTCGTGCTCGACTGGCACGGCAAGATCAACGGCATGAACCGCCAGTTCAGCAATTTGTGGAAGCTGCCGGACACCTTGCTGCAAGTGCAGGACGACGCTGGCGTGCTGGAATTCATCGCTACGTCCGTCGAGGACAGCGAAACGCTGCGTGCCCGGCTACATGCCATCGTCGACCATACCGACACCACCGACACATTGCACCACAAGGATGGCCGCGTTTTCGAGCTGACATCGCATCCGCAGTTCCTCGAAGAACAGATCATTGGGCGCGTGTTCAGCGTGCAGGACATCACCCAGCGCACCCTGGATGCGCAAGCGCTGCTCGAATCGCGCAATAGGCTGGAAGAGCGGGTCATGGCGCGTACTGCCGACCTCCACCGGCTCAACGAATCCCTGCGACAGGAAAAAGAGCGCCTGGCCGTGCTCGTCAAAGAGCTGGAGGCCGCGCAAAACCAACTTTTGCAGTCCGAGCGCATGGCGTCGATCGGGCAGCTTGCTGCTGGCGTTGCCCACGAAATCAACAACCCCGTGGGTTTTGTCAATTCCAACCTGGGTTCGCTGGAACACTACGTCGCCAACCTGTTGCGCCTGCTTTCCGCCTACGAACAAATTGAAGAGCAATTGCCTCCACACTGTGCGCAACAGATCCGCGCAGTCAAGCAGGAAATCGACTTCGAGTTCATGTGCGACGACATCACCGCGCTGCTGACGGAGTCGCTCGACGGCCTCAAGCGGGTCACGCGCATCGTGCAGGATCTCAAGAATTTTTCGCACGTCGATGAGTCCGAACAGCAGCTCTCGGACATCGAAGCAGGCATCGACAGCACACTGCGCGTCGTCTGGAACGAGCTGAAATACAAGGCCGAGGTCGCCAAGGAATTCGCCGGGATCCCCAAGATCACTTGCTACCCTTTCCAGCTCAACCAGGTATTCATGAATCTGCTGGTCAATGCTTCGCACGCCATTGATGGCAAGGGAAAAATCACCATTCGCACAGGGTTTGATGACCAGCAGATTTGGATTGCAGTGCAAGATACCGGCAAAGGCATCCTCCCGGAACACTTGCCACGCATCTTCGACCCCTTCTTCACGACCAAACCGGTGGGCAAAGGTACGGGACTAGGGCTGTCCTTGTCTTACGGCATCGTCAAAAAACACCAAGGGCATATCGAGGTGCAAAGCACGCCAGGCGAGGGAACGACGTTCACGGTGTACCTGCCCAGAACGCCACCAAGTTAA
- a CDS encoding HD-GYP domain-containing protein: MAEEQFVTMDQLQVGLYIHLDMKWFDHPFPFSHFKIKNDEQIQTLRSLGLKALRYSADLSDPNIHLHEPGSSPPPPSLPIQPLEPSPAMLAKRAMMEQMRLRREAAERIEKAFVNTAHTVRDIEKNLYCKPAETLKQATQLVHQIADSILSSPELAIQVMGDKLGGEELYFHSLNVTMLSLMMARDLKFPPEIVGALGVGALLHDIGRKEVPDKILLKTEPLTPAERNFFELHPTYGVEIAKKMQLAPASLHIVGEHHELFDGTGYPNKLKGDGISLLARIVVIANAYDELCNPPLIIDALTPHEALSLMFAKMRSKYDPKLLSAFIRCLGVYPPGTIVQLSNGLIGMVSTVNTAHPMKPIVVVYDADVPKEEAIILDMDSQPELNISKAIRPSQVPREVYVYLSPRKRVSYYFDANPARPTPGKK; the protein is encoded by the coding sequence ATGGCAGAGGAACAGTTCGTCACGATGGATCAACTCCAGGTGGGTTTGTATATCCACCTGGATATGAAATGGTTCGATCACCCTTTTCCGTTCAGCCACTTCAAGATCAAGAACGACGAGCAGATTCAGACCCTGCGCAGCCTGGGGTTGAAGGCACTGCGCTACAGCGCGGATCTCAGTGACCCCAACATCCATCTGCACGAACCTGGCAGTTCCCCGCCACCGCCTTCGCTGCCCATCCAGCCTCTCGAACCGTCCCCCGCCATGCTCGCCAAGCGGGCGATGATGGAACAAATGCGCCTGCGCAGGGAAGCAGCGGAACGTATTGAAAAAGCCTTTGTCAACACAGCGCACACGGTGCGTGACATCGAAAAAAACCTCTACTGCAAACCGGCAGAGACACTCAAGCAAGCCACCCAGCTCGTACACCAGATCGCAGACTCGATCCTCAGTTCCCCGGAACTCGCCATCCAAGTCATGGGCGACAAGCTCGGTGGGGAGGAGTTGTATTTCCACTCGCTCAACGTCACCATGCTCTCGCTGATGATGGCGCGCGATTTGAAATTTCCCCCAGAAATCGTCGGGGCCTTGGGCGTAGGCGCTTTGCTACACGACATTGGCCGCAAGGAGGTGCCCGACAAAATCTTGCTGAAGACCGAGCCACTCACCCCGGCCGAGCGCAATTTCTTCGAGCTGCATCCCACGTACGGAGTGGAAATCGCCAAGAAGATGCAGCTCGCCCCAGCCTCGCTTCACATCGTCGGCGAGCACCATGAGCTGTTCGACGGAACCGGCTACCCCAACAAGCTCAAAGGCGACGGCATCAGCCTGCTTGCGCGCATCGTCGTCATCGCCAACGCCTACGACGAGCTGTGCAACCCGCCCCTCATCATTGATGCCCTCACCCCGCATGAAGCCTTGTCGCTCATGTTCGCCAAGATGCGAAGCAAATACGACCCCAAGCTGCTCAGCGCCTTCATCCGCTGCCTGGGGGTTTACCCGCCCGGGACGATCGTTCAACTTTCCAACGGGCTGATCGGGATGGTCTCCACCGTCAATACCGCGCACCCCATGAAACCGATCGTCGTCGTCTACGACGCTGATGTCCCCAAGGAAGAAGCCATCATTCTGGACATGGATAGCCAGCCGGAGCTGAACATCAGCAAGGCCATCCGCCCCAGCCAGGTACCCCGCGAGGTGTATGTGTACCTAAGCCCACGCAAGCGCGTGAGCTACTACTTCGACGCCAACCCTGCCCGCCCCACTCCCGGCAAAAAATGA
- a CDS encoding undecaprenyl-diphosphate phosphatase, with translation MDLVVLFQAVVLGVVEGLTEFLPISSTGHLILVGALLGFDDAKAKVFDIAIQTGAIAAVVMVYWPKISHVTTTFYRDRHARRFVGNVLVAFAPAVVFGLLLGKTIQTYLFTPAVVATTFILGGFVILWAERLHDRHPALVDVHDIDDMHWRDALKVGLVQCLALIPGTSRSGATIIGGMLLGLSRKAATEFSFFLAIPTLIGAGVYSLYKERALLSVADFPLFLVGMGVSFLSAWLCIRWLLRYVSSHSFVGFAWYRIAFGVVVILTAWTGVVDWTTP, from the coding sequence GTGGATCTCGTAGTCTTGTTCCAAGCCGTGGTGCTCGGCGTCGTCGAAGGACTGACAGAGTTCCTACCCATCTCCTCGACAGGGCATTTGATCCTCGTCGGGGCCCTACTGGGTTTTGACGATGCCAAGGCCAAAGTCTTCGATATCGCAATCCAGACTGGAGCCATCGCTGCCGTGGTGATGGTCTATTGGCCCAAAATTTCTCACGTCACTACAACCTTCTACCGAGACCGCCACGCCCGTCGTTTCGTAGGGAATGTGCTTGTAGCGTTTGCCCCAGCCGTCGTATTCGGGCTGCTGCTGGGCAAGACGATCCAAACATATCTGTTTACCCCCGCAGTCGTGGCCACGACATTCATCCTCGGTGGATTCGTCATCTTGTGGGCGGAACGCCTCCACGATAGGCACCCTGCCCTGGTCGATGTGCATGATATCGACGATATGCACTGGCGCGATGCGCTCAAGGTGGGGCTGGTGCAATGTCTGGCGCTGATTCCGGGAACCAGCCGCAGTGGAGCGACGATCATCGGCGGCATGCTCCTGGGCCTGTCGCGCAAGGCGGCAACCGAGTTTTCTTTCTTTCTGGCTATCCCTACCCTTATCGGCGCCGGGGTCTATAGCTTGTACAAGGAGCGTGCATTGCTGTCCGTGGCCGACTTTCCGCTTTTCCTTGTAGGCATGGGCGTATCGTTTCTGAGCGCATGGCTTTGCATTCGCTGGCTGTTGCGCTACGTGTCCTCGCACAGCTTCGTCGGGTTTGCGTGGTACCGCATCGCTTTCGGGGTTGTGGTCATCCTGACTGCGTGGACAGGCGTGGTGGACTGGACGACGCCCTGA